The Triticum urartu cultivar G1812 chromosome 5, Tu2.1, whole genome shotgun sequence genome contains the following window.
GCTAGCATGAGCAGATGTTCCGAAGCAGAGGAACTAAATTTTGGTTGTCACGAGAACTTACATTTGGAGTTTTCCCTGAATCATTTCAAGTAGCACCAATGTCGAGGAAAGTGACCAGCGTTAGTTTCACAAAAGAAAATTAAGCAGCTGTCTAAGCTGTAACAATTGAAACTGCTACAAAGATGCAAAGCTAAATAAATAAGAGAAGTGCAATCTACGGTTAATATAATTAAACAACTTCTATATGGATTAAAGCAAATAGCTCGGCTAATGATCCATTGAGACATATGATGAGTGTATGAGACATCAAGAAGCCATTTGTTCTGAGTGTTCTTCAGATGTTAAATATTGAACTCATGGGATGAACTCCTAAGATtttgaagatacaagatcgaatAACAGAAACAGAGTTGCAACCGTAGCTCTATCTGAACTGAGATGGATAGGGAAATAAAAGGCTTGCTACCTCCTTTCAATCGCCGAAATCCTGGAAGTGGTTGTGCAGCGGCAATATGCTTTGATAAGACTTTCTCAAAGACAGAATCCGTCATTTTACTGCTAACAGTTACTCGTATCTGTGTCTTGTAACAAAGAAAATGGAAAAGTAAAGAGATTAAGATGAAATCTGCAAAAGAGCTGGATTTTATTTTCAGTCAATTCTATTACTGAGAGCAAAATGCCAAGCAACCTCTATCACTCCATCTTCTTCAGTAAGCACAGAAACATGAAAATCTTTAAAGGCTACCGGTGCTTGCATGGGATTTTCTGCACCTGATAGCATAAGCCCAGAAGGTAAGATTTTCGGTACACTGTTTGGATAACATGATAAGAGGATAAAGGTGTACATTGTACTGGAGATACTGCCTGAAGCGCTCTGCAAACTTTATAGTTGATTCTGGAAAATAAATGCACAAGCAACTATGAGCAGTGAAGTAATCCATTAGTGGTAAGCACTAAGCAGTAGGTATTACTCCCTCAGTACAATCGAGTGTAAAAGgaataaacattttttaagactGTCAATGATCCGATTAAGCAGAAGCAACCTACCGTTTTGAACATTCTTTGTTAAATATCATCAGACAAGCAGAGGATGGTACATCATGCGAAAACTGAAGTTGAGGTCCAAGCCCACTGGTGCGTTTGTGATTCACCATCTGCAGCACATTCCACAATTTTGTTTTTATCAATTAGTGTGCAAGGTCATTTGCCTGTCTGAACATATATCTTTCTACCTTACATCGCCCTGAATTACAATAGCACCCGTGTGTGGATTTAAATCTCTTAATGCTAAAACCTCTTAATACGTTCTCTCTGTTGCAAATTCTCTCGTAAGCATCAGTCCTAATCACTGAACCCAAAGTTCTTCACAAGTTTGAGGAAAGTTAAGAGCCGGAATTTTTTTAAGCCAGCCATTCTATTAGAATGGCAAATACATCTACCTAATCCTATCCATTCTCTTCAATTGCAACAAATTGCGCCAAAAAATAAAATCACCAACATTCCCCAATATAATTCACATCAGATAGCCTTAAACCCTAGGGAACGATAGATAAACCACACCTCAAGAGGGTAGCATCGGAGAGAGGGGGAGGGGGGTAGCGGGTGTACCTTGAGATTCACGAGGCTGGTTGCCGCAGCAGAGCCTCCCATGGAAATGGGTAACTCCATTGCTATCCAGTCCAAGAGAGCTTCTGCCGCCTTCCAATTCCAAGCAAGAAACCCCAGGACCAGGAGTGGAGTACTGGAGGTGGGCAGGAGGCAGTTATCCTATTCCCCCTTGGATCCCGACCGTTGATTTTCAATCGGTCGGACAGAACGTTCCGCGTCTGTTTCACCAGCACTTCCTTCAGATTCTGTCTTGCCGCTGGGCgcgcacggcggcggcggcggcgatggaggtggcggcggcggcgggggtgtACGAGGAGATGCTGCGGGTGGTGGAGGCCTGCGCCGCCCGCATCCGGTGGCGCCTCCGCCCACAATCCAAGCGCCGCCTCCTCAACGGTCCGTGTCCACTAACATGCTCCTCGTTCCTCCATTTGGTGCTCCCAGGAGTATAAGCTGCGAGCTCGTGTCGTTTCTTTCTTTGTTCTGTGCCGTATTGCTGAATTTGGTGCTAAAACATGTGATTCGGTAGCTGGTTCATCCATCCATTACCCGGCCCAGCTTGGCATAACTCGATCGAGCTAAGTTCAGATAGTTTCAGAGCAATGTTTAGTTCCAATAGGTTCAGGGTTTGGTACTACCAATAGGTGGGTAGATTGATCAGCTAGTTGCAGAATACCTGTGCAGGGAGACGATGATTTCTAATTCGAGACTGCATTTGGCATTAGTGCACTGAGGAGCAAACTTATTGAACTGGCACTGACGAGTTCCTGGCAGATATCATGTTCCTCTGCACCGGGTTGCGGCCTGTTATACTGATGGACTACGGCGGCACGATGCCTCAGCTACAGGACAATCTCTGCAGCTTGCTGCACCATGCTCGGCAGGTGATTGCCCGAATTCAGTGTGTTGAGTTATCTGTATTTTATCCTTCGCCGCTACTGAATATCCATCCAAAGCATCTCTCCCTTGTAAAGTAGCAACTCAGATTTGGAAGTTATGATTCTATCCATTGTTGAAATTTTGTATGAGCGAGCATTGGATGGGGCTACTTCACTGATTCAGTGGTAAGCCCTCATCCCACTGAGCTGATGTGTGGCTCATGTCGGCTGGTATTATTTCGTTGGACCTTTTGTCTTAGCAATTGGTGGCGACTTCTTGTATTTCTTTGCCGTCAAACAGTTAGATTTAAACATTTAAGACCTGAATCTTGATTGCTGTAATTTAAATTGGAGCTGGCAAATCGCAGTTCCATCTCAAATTGTTACATTTAAGCTATAGTTGAGTGTTTTAGTTATGATCTCTCTCAGTTTGCATCTTTGCTCGACCAATCTGTACTAGTCTTTCGAGTATAGCAGTTTTAATATCCTGTTTGACCTGTAGGAAGCAAGGATCTTGAATCCGCTAAGGGTGATGGTTATCAAAGATATGCTCTATTTGATTCACGTACAAGGACTTGCTGAACACGTGTCACCAAATGGAAGGTCACAGTACCAGCTAGCTTTTGTGGACCTAGAGAAAAGCTATTGCAAAGTCTTTACCTTCTCAGATCACACTTCTGTTTTTTTGGTTGATTGCCCTGTTTTACATTACTGACTGATCTCCTGGTACAGCTTCTTGCAAACACAGAAAAGAATGAAACCATGGTGGAGCTTTTATCCGTCCAGGATCATTTTTCAGCTAAATTCCCTGTTGAAGCAGATGTAGAACCTGGAACAGCAAAGCAGAAGTCGGGACTTCCAGAGAGAGACACTGATGTGGAGTGCACTGGCATCAGTATTGCTGACGCGACCTCACTGGTTGTTGATCTGAGTGCCTTCCTAGAGGGTACCCGAATTGCACTGCCTTCTCTGAATGGGTAATTTCTGGTTCTCGCTTCCTAGAGAGTATCCAACCTCATGAGCATGGAATGCTAGTCCACTGGAATCATTGCATGGGCACTTGTAATCTAAAAGTACCACATATCCTCATTATAAAACATGGCACCTATTCTTTTGCTAATTCTTAACATCAGAATTGAAATATCTTGCACATTCTTATATTTGCTATGTTGCCAAAGTTAGCCATTTCAATTGGCCTCTCCCAATTCATTGTTTCATGTTGCAACATTTGTAGGTGGCTTTTGGGTTATCCTGTAACATATTTGTTTCGCAATGGAAGTGGTGAGGCGGCCACTCAGAATCTCTCCAAGCACTCTCTTCACATCTACAGGATATATGTGGTCAGGTTTGGCTTTTTTTCACGAACATTCCAGTTGCTTTTTTTTCCAGGAAGAAATTTCTTGTAGCTCTGATACTGGTATATCTTACCACAGAAATCGCCATTCAGATGCTAAACAATCAGAAGAGGAACTGCTGAGGTAAAATATATTTTCTACGGTCTGTTCAATTTTTTGCGAGGGGTGTTTCACTTAGGTTTCTGTGTTCCTGCCACTTGTCGAATGCTTATGTTTCTACCTGACCACTGCATGAGCTGTAGTTCAGACATACATACTTACGTAAGCTAAAATTTGCACAATTACCTGTAATGGGAGGGGCAGCGCCTTGGGGTGATCTTACAAACTAACAGTGACATGGTATATGCCAGTTTTTCAGTTCCGTGTGACATGAGCGCGAAACGCGACGAAGAACCATGGGCCAAGTCATTTCTAGCTGGCATAAACGGGAAGCTTGAGCGATGCAGCCACGTCTGGGCCTCGGCGCGTCTGGAGATCGAGGTCTTCCGAAGCCAGTCCGGGGTCATCGTGTTGTAACTCAGATTGCCATTAGGCAGTTTTACCACTCGAAGTCTGCTAAGCTGGCATGTTCAATGCTAGCTGATGCCTGTATGTCGATTAGAGAACTGAAGGGTCTGAATGAGATTTATCATTAATATGTTTGTATGATTGGTGCATCGATGCATCATCTGATCATCATGATGTGTCATGTGTTCAATTCATCTGATGGATATCATCATGGTGTGTCATGTGTTCAATTCATCTGATGGATGTATCACCTCTTTGTCTTGCTGGTTGTGAATTACAGAAATTACTGTAAGAAATTGCGGTATGAGACCATTTCCCCTTTTCAAGCTGACCTTGTGCGCTAAATCCTCCATGTGGCGATTTTAGTCAATAAAA
Protein-coding sequences here:
- the LOC125510012 gene encoding uncharacterized protein LOC125510012 — protein: MEVAAAAGVYEEMLRVVEACAARIRWRLRPQSKRRLLNDIMFLCTGLRPVILMDYGGTMPQLQDNLCSLLHHARQEARILNPLRVMVIKDMLYLIHVQGLAEHVSPNGRSQYQLAFVDLEKSYCKLLANTEKNETMVELLSVQDHFSAKFPVEADVEPGTAKQKSGLPERDTDVECTGISIADATSLVVDLSAFLEGTRIALPSLNGWLLGYPVTYLFRNGSGEAATQNLSKHSLHIYRIYVVRNRHSDAKQSEEELLSFSVPCDMSAKRDEEPWAKSFLAGINGKLERCSHVWASARLEIEVFRSQSGVIVL
- the LOC125510013 gene encoding trigger factor-like isoform X1, which encodes MELPISMGGSAAATSLVNLKMVNHKRTSGLGPQLQFSHDVPSSACLMIFNKECSKRINYKVCRALQAVSPVQCAENPMQAPVAFKDFHVSVLTEEDGVIETQIRVTVSSKMTDSVFEKVLSKHIAAAQPLPGFRRLKGGKTPNVPKEVALHLIGPSKVTKAAIKKIINRAVAEYVEKENLDASKNLKVLQSYEELEATFEPGKEFCFDAAVHLAGS
- the LOC125510013 gene encoding uncharacterized protein LOC125510013 isoform X2 → MELPISMGGSAAATSLVNLKMVNHKRTSGLGPQLQFSHDVPSSACLMIFNKECSKRINYKVCRALQAVSPVQCAENPMQAPVAFKDFHVSVLTEEDGVIEIRVTVSSKMTDSVFEKVLSKHIAAAQPLPGFRRLKGGKTPNVPKEVALHLIGPSKVTKAAIKKIINRAVAEYVEKENLDASKNLKVLQSYEELEATFEPGKEFCFDAAVHLAGS